A stretch of Gossypium hirsutum isolate 1008001.06 chromosome A06, Gossypium_hirsutum_v2.1, whole genome shotgun sequence DNA encodes these proteins:
- the LOC107961637 gene encoding 20 kDa chaperonin, chloroplastic isoform X1 produces the protein MATSQLTASPVTASARNLASLQGLKLSTIKFSSIGTLKPGALTSRSFKGLVVKAATVVAPKYTSVKPLGDRVLVKIKETEEKTEGGILLPTTAQSKPQGGEVVAVGEGKTIGNTKSESSVKTGAQVIYSKYTGMEVEFNGANHLLLKEDDIVGLLETDDIKDLKPLNDRVLIKVSEAEEKTTGGLLLAEASKEKPSIGTVIAVGPGTLDEEGNLKPLSVSPGNTVLYSKYAGNDFKGNDGSNYIALRASDVMAVLS, from the exons ATGGCTACATCTCAGCTAACAGCGTCGCCAGTGACAGCATCAGCTAGGAACTTGGCTTCATTACAAGGGCTTAAGCTGTCCACTATCAAATTCTCTTCCATTGGAACATTAAAGCCTGGGGCTTTGACCAGCAGGTCCTTCAAAGGTTTGGTTGTTAAAGCAGCTACCGTTGTTGCCCCTAAG TACACTTCAGTTAAGCCCTTGGGTGACAGAGTGTTGGTGAAGATCAAAGAAACAGAGGAGAAGACTGAGGGTGGCATTTTGCTTCCAACAACTGCTCAATCAAAGCCTCAAGGAGGTGAGGTGGTTGCTGTTGGTGAAGGGAAGACAATTGGGAATACGAAATCGGAAAGTTCTGTGAAG ACTGGTGCTCAGGTCATATATTCCAAGTATACTGGGATGGAGGTCGAGTTCAATGGTGCAAATCATCTTCTCCTAAAAGAGGATGACATTGTTGGACTTCTTGAAACCGATGACATAAAAGATCTTAAACCTCTGAACGACAGAGTTTTAATTAAG GTTTCGGAAGCTGAGGAGAAAACCACTGGAGGTTTGTTGCTGGCCGAGGCAAGCAAAGAAAAACCTTCCATTGGAACG gtGATAGCTGTTGGACCTGGTACTTTAGATGAGGAAGGTAACCTAAAGCCACTATCGGTCTCGCCTGGAAACACCGTCCTGTATTCAAAGTATGCTGGGAATGACTTCAAGGGCAATGATGGTAGTAACTATATTGCTCTGAGAGCATCTGATGTAATGGCTGTGCTCTCTTAG
- the LOC107961637 gene encoding 20 kDa chaperonin, chloroplastic isoform X2 produces MATSQLTASPVTASARNLASLQGLKLSTIKFSSIGTLKPGALTSRSFKGLVVKAATVVAPKYTSVKPLGDRVLVKIKETEEKTEGGILLPTTAQSKPQGGEVVAVGEGKTIGNTKSESSVKVIYSKYTGMEVEFNGANHLLLKEDDIVGLLETDDIKDLKPLNDRVLIKVSEAEEKTTGGLLLAEASKEKPSIGTVIAVGPGTLDEEGNLKPLSVSPGNTVLYSKYAGNDFKGNDGSNYIALRASDVMAVLS; encoded by the exons ATGGCTACATCTCAGCTAACAGCGTCGCCAGTGACAGCATCAGCTAGGAACTTGGCTTCATTACAAGGGCTTAAGCTGTCCACTATCAAATTCTCTTCCATTGGAACATTAAAGCCTGGGGCTTTGACCAGCAGGTCCTTCAAAGGTTTGGTTGTTAAAGCAGCTACCGTTGTTGCCCCTAAG TACACTTCAGTTAAGCCCTTGGGTGACAGAGTGTTGGTGAAGATCAAAGAAACAGAGGAGAAGACTGAGGGTGGCATTTTGCTTCCAACAACTGCTCAATCAAAGCCTCAAGGAGGTGAGGTGGTTGCTGTTGGTGAAGGGAAGACAATTGGGAATACGAAATCGGAAAGTTCTGTGAAG GTCATATATTCCAAGTATACTGGGATGGAGGTCGAGTTCAATGGTGCAAATCATCTTCTCCTAAAAGAGGATGACATTGTTGGACTTCTTGAAACCGATGACATAAAAGATCTTAAACCTCTGAACGACAGAGTTTTAATTAAG GTTTCGGAAGCTGAGGAGAAAACCACTGGAGGTTTGTTGCTGGCCGAGGCAAGCAAAGAAAAACCTTCCATTGGAACG gtGATAGCTGTTGGACCTGGTACTTTAGATGAGGAAGGTAACCTAAAGCCACTATCGGTCTCGCCTGGAAACACCGTCCTGTATTCAAAGTATGCTGGGAATGACTTCAAGGGCAATGATGGTAGTAACTATATTGCTCTGAGAGCATCTGATGTAATGGCTGTGCTCTCTTAG